The nucleotide window GTGGTACGGCGGCGCGATCACGGGTATGGCCAGCGAGTCGCGGCGCAGGTCTTGCCTCAAGCGCAACGCCTGCGCCTGAGGGTCTTCGAACAGCTGACGCAAGTCCTTGACCGCCTCCGCCGGCACGCCCACGGGTCGCAGCGCAGCCAGGACCTCGGAGACCCGCATGGCCTCGAACTTGGTCGAGATGAGCTTCCCGAGCTCCGCGCGGTTCGCGCTGCGGTCCGCGCCGGTGGCGAAACGCTCGTCCTCGAGCAGCGCTTCCATGCCCAGCGCCTTGCAGAAGCGCTCCCAGATGCCCTGGTTCGCTCCCGCGATCACCACCCAGCCGTCGGCGCAACGATAGCTGTCGTACGGGACGATGGAAGGATGCGCGTTTCCCAGCCGCGGTGGGTTCTCGCCCGTGGCAAGGTACTGGCTGCCGAGATACGAGGTCAACGCCGCCGAAGACTCAAGTAGCGAGGTGTCCACCATCTGGCCCTCGCCCGTGCGGTCGCGGTGGCGCAGCGCCGCCAGGATGCCGTAGGCGGCAAACATGCCGGCAACGAGGTCTGCGATCGGCACGCCAGCGCGCATCGGCCGCCCGTCCGGCTCCCCCGTGAGGTACATGATGCCGGACGCCGCCTGGGCCGCCATGTCCAGCGCTGCCGTGTCCTTGTCTGGCCCCACACGCCCGTAACCGGAGATCGCGCAGTAGATCAGGCGCGGGTTCAGCGGCCGCACCTGCTCGTAGCTGAACCCCAGCCGCTCGATGCTCGCCGCGAGGGAGTTGTGCAGGAACACGTCGCTGCGCTTGATCAGCTCTCGCAGCGCCTCCTTCGCGCCTTCGTGGCGCAGGTTCAACGTCACCGACTGCTTGTTCCGGTTGAAGGCGCAGAAGTAGTACGAAAGCCCGTGCCCTACGCCGTCGGCGGGGTCGCCGAAGCGATATGGCCCGTAGGAGCGGGAGACGTCACCTCCATCCGGCACCTCGATCTTGATCACCTCGGCGCCCATGTCGC belongs to Dehalococcoidia bacterium and includes:
- a CDS encoding CoA transferase, yielding MAELPLAGVRVLEMSQIIAAPYCGQMLGDMGAEVIKIEVPDGGDVSRSYGPYRFGDPADGVGHGLSYYFCAFNRNKQSVTLNLRHEGAKEALRELIKRSDVFLHNSLAASIERLGFSYEQVRPLNPRLIYCAISGYGRVGPDKDTAALDMAAQAASGIMYLTGEPDGRPMRAGVPIADLVAGMFAAYGILAALRHRDRTGEGQMVDTSLLESSAALTSYLGSQYLATGENPPRLGNAHPSIVPYDSYRCADGWVVIAGANQGIWERFCKALGMEALLEDERFATGADRSANRAELGKLISTKFEAMRVSEVLAALRPVGVPAEAVKDLRQLFEDPQAQALRLRQDLRRDSLAIPVIAPPYHLSAFAGGDEWARGAPPGLGEHTDRWLREIGLPDAEIARLRAEGAI